In Nitrosopumilus sp., the genomic stretch TCAAATTTATCAATATAAGGCTAAGAAAATTTATCCATCAATTCGTTTGACGAGTTCACGATTGTTTAAATCAGGCAAAAGGATAGATAGTGTTAATGGCTACTCAGATGACCTCTGCTAGACGTGGGATTGCTACTGATGAAATGAAACAAGTAGCAAAAGATGAAGATGTTTCACTAGAGTGGTTAATCCCAAAGATTGCACGTGGTTCAATAATAATTCCAAGTAATAATATCAGACCACAAAAAATTCATAATGTTGGGATTGGTAAAGGTCTTAAAACTAAAGTCAATGTAAACATAGGAACTTCAACTCTAAATGTAAATTTAGAAGAAGAAATCGAAAAGGCAAAAATCGCAGTAAAATACCATGCAGATACAATGATGGATCTCAGTGATGGGGGAGATGTTAAAATGATTAGACAAACCCTAATGCAATCAGCTCCAATTACATTTGGGACCGTGCCAATTTATGAGGCATACAATTATGGTGTAGAAGTTCACAAAAACCCTTTGAATTTAACTGAGGATGATTATCTTAACGCATTTGAAAATAATGCAAAAGATGGTGTTGATTACACTACAATCCATTGTGGAATTACAAAAGAAATTGCCAAAAGAATTCTTAAAGTTCAGAGATATGGAGGAGTCGTAAGTAAGGGAGGAACTATTACTGCTGCATGGATGTTAAAACATGATAAAGAAAATCCTTACTTGACTCATTATGATTATTTAATTGAGATTGCCAAAAAATATGATGTGACATTTAGTCTTGGAGATGCACTCAGACCAGGTTCAATTTTGGATTCACATGATGAACTTCAAGTTCAAGAGATGATCAATATTTCACAATTGACAAAACGTGCTCATAAACAAGATATTCAAGTAATGGTTGAAGGTCCCGGACATGTTCCATTAAACGAAGTTGCAGCTAACGTGAGATTAGCCAAATCATTAATTGGCGATGTTCCCTATTATGTACTTGGGCCTTTAGTTA encodes the following:
- the thiC gene encoding phosphomethylpyrimidine synthase ThiC, yielding MATQMTSARRGIATDEMKQVAKDEDVSLEWLIPKIARGSIIIPSNNIRPQKIHNVGIGKGLKTKVNVNIGTSTLNVNLEEEIEKAKIAVKYHADTMMDLSDGGDVKMIRQTLMQSAPITFGTVPIYEAYNYGVEVHKNPLNLTEDDYLNAFENNAKDGVDYTTIHCGITKEIAKRILKVQRYGGVVSKGGTITAAWMLKHDKENPYLTHYDYLIEIAKKYDVTFSLGDALRPGSILDSHDELQVQEMINISQLTKRAHKQDIQVMVEGPGHVPLNEVAANVRLAKSLIGDVPYYVLGPLVTDIASGHDHIASAIGAAVSASEGVDLLCYLTPSEHLSLPNAEDVKAGLIAYRIAAHAGDLVKIRDKVIKWDIEMTEARRTLDWEKQLALSIDPEEAAKIHSRTGQHPGNNVPCTMCGGACVYMMLPQQKKYEKEKEKENLQQIE